Proteins encoded in a region of the Rutidosis leptorrhynchoides isolate AG116_Rl617_1_P2 chromosome 9, CSIRO_AGI_Rlap_v1, whole genome shotgun sequence genome:
- the LOC139868205 gene encoding uncharacterized protein: MSGETVKEMTRQFAKLEKFEGVNIRRWQQKMRFLLTTLKVVHVLSTPMPELPEDATLDQIRRRNKWDNDDFICHGHILNGMSNALFYVYQYVETAKELWDSLESKYMAKDASSKKFLFTQHNLKMDEFISVSSIRDKLPPSWQTFKHMLKHKKEELSLTELEGTLHIEESIRDQEGGKTKEKDVASSSVNIIEDVKRGNKNNKKFNGKKRKFQGNNDGSNKKDKKSLSCWICGKPGHFKKECRVGKNKDGASGSGSGNGSKDQVPNQG; the protein is encoded by the exons ATGTCTGGGGAAACGGTGAAAGAGATGACAAGGCAGTTTGCAAAACTGGAGAAATTTGAAGGAGTTAATATTCGAAGATGGCAACAGAAGATGCGATTTCTGTTAACAACGTTGAAGGTTGTTCATGTTCTATCCACCCCTATGCCAGAACTTCCTGAGGATGCAACTTTGGATCAAATCAGGAGAAGAAACAAGTGGGATAACGATGATTTCATATGTCATGGCCACATTCTAAATGGTATGTCTAATGCTCTTTTTTATGTCTATCAATATGTAGAAACTGCTAAGGAACTATGGGATTCGCTTGAATCCAAATACATGGCCAAAGATGCTTCGAGTAAGAAGTTTCTT TTTACACAACACAATCTGAAAATGGATGAATTCATTTCAGTGTCTTCAATTAGAGACAAACTACCACCATCATGGCAGACTTTCAAACACATGTTAAAACATAAGAAAGAAGAATTGTCTTTGACTGAATTGGAAGGCACCCTACATATTGAGGAATCAATACGTGATCAAGAGGGTGGTAAGACTAAAGAAAAGGACGTTGCATCATCCTCTGTTAACATTATTGAGGATGTTAAACGTgggaacaaaaacaacaaaaagttcAATGGAAAGAAACGTAAGTTTCAAGGGAACAACGATGGTTCCAACAAGAAGGATAAGAAATCTCTATCTTGTTGGATTTGTGGCAAACCTGGTCACTTTAAGAAAGAATGTCGTGTTGGAAAGAACAAGGATGGAGCAAGCGGTTCGGGTTCAGGAAACGGGTCTAAGGACCAAGTTCCTAACCAAG GATGA